A genomic stretch from Burkholderia pyrrocinia includes:
- the rplF gene encoding 50S ribosomal protein L6, producing the protein MSRVGKSPIALQGAEVKLADGAITVKGPLGTITQAINPLVNVANNDGTLNLSPVDESREANALSGTMRAIIANAVHGVTKGFERKLTLVGVGYRAQAQGDKLNLSLGFSHPVVHQMPEGVKAETPTQTEIVIKGINKQQVGQVAAEVRGYRPPEPYKGKGVRYSDEVVILKETKKK; encoded by the coding sequence ATGTCTCGAGTAGGTAAGAGCCCGATCGCGCTGCAAGGCGCGGAAGTCAAGCTGGCCGACGGTGCAATCACCGTCAAGGGTCCGCTGGGCACCATCACGCAAGCGATCAATCCGCTCGTGAACGTGGCGAACAACGACGGCACGCTGAATCTGTCGCCGGTCGACGAAAGCCGCGAAGCAAATGCACTGTCGGGCACGATGCGCGCGATCATCGCGAATGCCGTGCACGGCGTGACCAAGGGTTTCGAGCGCAAGCTGACGCTGGTTGGCGTCGGTTACCGTGCGCAAGCGCAAGGCGACAAGCTGAACCTGTCGCTGGGTTTCTCGCACCCGGTGGTGCACCAGATGCCGGAAGGCGTCAAGGCTGAAACCCCGACGCAAACCGAAATCGTGATCAAGGGGATCAACAAGCAACAAGTCGGTCAAGTAGCTGCGGAAGTTCGCGGTTACCGTCCGCCGGAGCCCTACAAGGGCAAGGGCGTGCGCTATTCCGACGAGGTTGTGATCCTCAAAGAAACGAAGAAGAAGTAA
- the rpmD gene encoding 50S ribosomal protein L30 has protein sequence MSEKTVKVQLVKSLIGTRESHRATVRGLGLRRLNSVSELQDTPAVRGMINKVSYLVKVIA, from the coding sequence ATGTCTGAAAAAACTGTCAAGGTTCAGCTCGTTAAGAGCCTGATCGGGACCCGCGAATCGCACCGCGCGACCGTGCGTGGCCTGGGCCTGCGCCGACTCAACTCGGTCAGCGAGCTGCAGGACACGCCGGCGGTCCGCGGCATGATCAACAAGGTCTCGTACCTCGTTAAGGTCATCGCGTAA
- the rpmC gene encoding 50S ribosomal protein L29, protein MKASELLQKDQAALNKELADLLKAQFGLRMQLATQQLTNTSQLKKVRRDIARVRTVMTQKANQK, encoded by the coding sequence ATGAAGGCTTCCGAACTTCTCCAGAAAGACCAGGCCGCGCTCAACAAGGAGCTGGCGGACCTGCTGAAGGCGCAATTCGGCCTGCGCATGCAACTCGCGACCCAGCAGCTCACGAACACGAGCCAGCTGAAGAAGGTTCGTCGCGACATCGCACGTGTGCGGACCGTCATGACTCAGAAGGCGAACCAGAAATGA
- the rpsH gene encoding 30S ribosomal protein S8, with translation MSMSDPIADMLTRIRNAQMVEKVSVAMPSSKVKVAIAQVLKDEGYIDDFAVKAEGAKAELNIALKYYAGRPVIERLERVSKPGLRVYRGRNDIPQVMNGLGVAIVSTPKGVMTDRKARATGVGGEVICYVA, from the coding sequence ATGAGCATGAGTGATCCTATCGCCGATATGCTGACTCGCATCCGCAACGCGCAGATGGTCGAGAAGGTATCGGTCGCGATGCCCTCGTCGAAGGTCAAGGTTGCAATCGCGCAAGTCCTGAAGGACGAAGGTTATATCGACGATTTCGCGGTGAAGGCTGAAGGCGCGAAGGCAGAACTGAACATCGCGCTGAAGTACTACGCTGGCCGTCCGGTCATCGAACGCCTCGAGCGCGTGTCGAAGCCTGGCCTGCGCGTCTACCGCGGTCGTAACGACATTCCGCAGGTCATGAATGGCCTCGGCGTGGCAATCGTGTCGACGCCGAAGGGCGTGATGACCGACCGCAAGGCGCGCGCTACCGGCGTCGGCGGCGAAGTCATCTGCTACGTCGCTTAA
- the cutA gene encoding divalent-cation tolerance protein CutA — protein sequence MIVVLMLTTVPDAATATALADGALDARLAACVSELGAIKSRYHWQGKVETADEIQLLFKTSPVRALELERFILAHHPYETPEIVSWQATASAAYGQWVTSETQRLFHV from the coding sequence ATGATAGTGGTGCTGATGCTGACGACGGTACCCGATGCGGCGACGGCAACTGCGCTCGCCGACGGTGCGCTCGACGCGCGGCTTGCCGCGTGCGTGTCGGAGCTCGGTGCGATCAAGTCGCGCTATCACTGGCAGGGCAAGGTCGAAACGGCCGACGAGATCCAGTTGTTGTTCAAGACGAGCCCCGTGCGGGCGCTCGAACTGGAGCGATTTATTCTTGCGCATCATCCGTACGAGACGCCCGAAATCGTCTCGTGGCAGGCGACGGCATCGGCCGCGTACGGCCAGTGGGTGACCAGCGAAACTCAACGTCTATTTCATGTTTAA
- the rplP gene encoding 50S ribosomal protein L16, with protein sequence MLQPKRRKYRKEQKGRNTGKATRGNAVSFGEFGLKAIGRGRLTARQIEAARRAMTRHIKRGGRIWIRIFPDKPISQKPAEVRMGNGKGNPEYYVAEIQPGKMLYEMDGVTEELAREAFRLAAAKLPLKTAFIVRQLGA encoded by the coding sequence ATGCTGCAACCGAAACGCAGAAAGTATCGTAAAGAGCAGAAGGGTCGTAACACCGGCAAGGCGACGCGCGGCAACGCAGTGTCGTTCGGTGAATTCGGCCTGAAGGCGATCGGTCGCGGTCGTCTGACCGCACGTCAAATTGAAGCGGCGCGTCGTGCAATGACGCGTCACATCAAGCGTGGCGGCCGCATCTGGATCCGGATCTTCCCGGACAAGCCGATTTCGCAGAAGCCGGCCGAAGTGCGTATGGGTAACGGTAAGGGTAACCCGGAGTACTACGTCGCCGAGATTCAGCCGGGCAAGATGCTCTATGAAATGGACGGCGTAACCGAAGAACTGGCACGCGAAGCGTTCCGTCTGGCTGCAGCCAAGCTGCCGCTGAAGACGGCATTCATCGTGCGCCAGCTCGGCGCCTAA
- the rplN gene encoding 50S ribosomal protein L14: MIQTESRLEVADNTGAREVLCIKVLGGSKRRYAGIGDIIKVSVKEATPRGRVKKGEIYNAVVVRTAKGVRRQDGSLIKFDGNAAVLLNNKLEPIGTRIFGPVTRELRSERFMKIVSLAPEVL, translated from the coding sequence ATGATCCAGACCGAATCTCGGCTCGAAGTAGCCGACAACACGGGTGCACGTGAAGTCCTGTGCATCAAGGTGCTCGGCGGCTCGAAGCGTCGTTATGCCGGCATTGGCGACATCATCAAGGTGAGCGTCAAAGAGGCAACGCCGCGCGGGCGCGTGAAGAAAGGCGAAATTTACAACGCCGTGGTGGTCCGCACCGCCAAGGGTGTGCGCCGTCAAGACGGCTCGCTGATCAAGTTCGACGGCAACGCCGCTGTGCTTTTGAATAACAAGCTCGAGCCGATCGGCACCCGTATCTTCGGGCCGGTGACGCGTGAGCTGCGTAGCGAACGATTCATGAAGATCGTTTCGCTGGCGCCGGAAGTGCTGTAA
- the rpsD gene encoding 30S ribosomal protein S4 has protein sequence MARYIGPKAKLSRREGTDLFLKSARRSLADKCKLDSKPGQHGRTSGARTSDYGTQLREKQKVKRIYGVLERQFRRYFAEADRRKGNTGENLLQLLESRLDNVVYRMGFGSTRAEARQLVSHKSITVNGVVANVPSQQVKAGDIVAIREKAKKQARIVEALSLAEQGGMPSWVAVDAKKFEGTFKQMPERADIAGDINESLIVELYSR, from the coding sequence GTGGCACGTTATATCGGCCCCAAAGCCAAGCTGTCCCGCCGTGAAGGCACCGACCTGTTCCTGAAGAGCGCGCGCCGCTCGCTCGCCGACAAGTGCAAGCTCGACAGCAAGCCGGGTCAGCACGGCCGTACCTCGGGCGCACGTACGTCCGACTACGGTACGCAGCTGCGCGAAAAGCAGAAGGTCAAGCGTATCTACGGCGTGCTGGAGCGTCAGTTCCGCCGCTACTTCGCTGAAGCCGACCGCCGCAAGGGCAACACGGGTGAAAACCTGCTGCAACTGCTCGAGTCGCGCCTCGACAACGTCGTGTATCGCATGGGCTTCGGCTCGACCCGCGCTGAAGCGCGTCAGCTCGTGAGCCACAAGTCGATCACGGTGAACGGCGTCGTCGCGAACGTCCCGTCGCAGCAAGTGAAGGCGGGTGACATCGTCGCGATCCGCGAAAAGGCGAAGAAGCAGGCGCGTATCGTCGAAGCGCTGTCGCTGGCCGAGCAAGGCGGCATGCCGAGCTGGGTTGCAGTCGATGCGAAGAAGTTCGAAGGCACGTTCAAGCAAATGCCGGAACGCGCTGACATCGCAGGCGACATCAACGAAAGCCTGATCGTCGAATTGTATTCGCGTTAA
- the rplR gene encoding 50S ribosomal protein L18, which yields MDKTQSRLRRARQTRIKIAELQVARLAVHRTNTHIYAQVFSPCGTKVLASASTLEAEVRAELADKSGKGGNVNAATLIGKRIAEKAKAAGIESVAFDRSGFRYHGRVKALAEAAREAGLKF from the coding sequence ATGGATAAGACTCAATCTCGCCTGCGCCGCGCTCGCCAGACGCGTATCAAGATCGCTGAGCTGCAGGTCGCGCGTCTCGCCGTGCATCGCACGAACACGCACATCTACGCTCAAGTGTTCTCGCCCTGCGGCACCAAGGTGCTGGCCAGTGCGTCGACGCTCGAGGCAGAAGTGCGCGCCGAGCTCGCCGACAAGTCGGGCAAGGGCGGCAACGTTAACGCCGCGACGCTGATCGGCAAGCGTATTGCCGAGAAGGCAAAGGCCGCCGGCATCGAATCCGTCGCCTTCGACCGCTCGGGCTTCCGCTACCACGGCCGCGTTAAAGCGCTGGCTGAGGCCGCTCGCGAAGCTGGGCTCAAGTTCTAA
- the rpsK gene encoding 30S ribosomal protein S11, whose amino-acid sequence MAKASNTAAQRVRKKVKKNVAEGVVHVHASFNNTIITITDRQGNALAWATSGGQGFKGSRKSTPFAAQVAAESAGRVAMEYGVKNLEVRIKGPGPGRESAVRALHGLGIKITAISDVTPIPHNGCRPPKRRRI is encoded by the coding sequence ATGGCTAAGGCTTCGAACACCGCGGCGCAACGCGTTCGCAAGAAGGTTAAGAAGAACGTCGCTGAAGGTGTGGTTCACGTCCACGCGTCGTTCAACAACACGATCATCACGATCACCGATCGCCAAGGCAACGCGCTGGCATGGGCGACGTCGGGCGGCCAGGGCTTCAAGGGCTCGCGCAAATCGACGCCGTTCGCTGCTCAGGTCGCAGCCGAGTCGGCTGGCCGCGTCGCGATGGAATATGGCGTGAAGAATCTGGAAGTGCGGATCAAGGGCCCGGGCCCGGGTCGCGAGTCGGCGGTGCGTGCACTGCATGGCCTCGGCATCAAGATCACCGCGATTTCGGACGTCACCCCGATTCCGCACAACGGCTGCCGCCCGCCGAAGCGTCGTCGTATCTAA
- the secY gene encoding preprotein translocase subunit SecY translates to MANSPSLAKPGRSTAKFGDLRRRAMFLLLALIVYRIGAHIPVPGIDPDQLAKLFQSQAGGILGMFNMFSGGALSRFTIFALGIMPYISASIIMQLLAIVSPQLEALKKEGQAGQRKITQYTRYFTVVLATFQAFGIAAALENQPGLVTDPGMLFRLTTVVTLVTGTMFLMWLGEQITERGLGNGISIIIFGGIAAGFPNAVGGLFELVRTGSMSIISAIIIVVLIAAVTYLVVFIERGQRKILVNYAKRQVGNKIYGGQSSHLPLKLNMSGVIPPIFASSIILFPATILGWFSTGQPTGSWISNTLHNVAEALKPGQPVYVLLYTLAIVFFCFFYTALVFNSRETADNLKKSGAFVPGIRPGDQTARYIDRILTRLTLAGAIYIVFVCLLPEFLVLRWNVPFYFGGTSLLIIVVVTMDFMAQVQSYVMSQQYESLLKKANFKGGNIPMR, encoded by the coding sequence TTGGCTAACAGCCCGAGTCTTGCAAAACCCGGTCGAAGCACGGCGAAATTCGGCGATCTGCGTCGGCGAGCGATGTTCCTGCTCCTGGCGCTGATCGTCTATCGCATCGGCGCGCACATTCCCGTGCCGGGCATCGATCCGGATCAACTGGCTAAGCTGTTCCAGAGCCAGGCGGGTGGCATCCTGGGCATGTTCAACATGTTCTCGGGTGGCGCACTTTCCCGCTTCACGATCTTTGCGCTGGGGATCATGCCGTACATTTCGGCGTCGATCATCATGCAGTTGCTGGCGATCGTCTCGCCGCAGCTCGAGGCGCTGAAGAAGGAAGGGCAGGCAGGGCAACGGAAGATCACGCAGTACACGCGGTATTTCACCGTGGTGCTCGCGACCTTCCAGGCGTTCGGTATCGCGGCTGCGCTGGAAAACCAGCCGGGCCTCGTCACCGATCCCGGCATGCTGTTCCGTCTGACGACGGTCGTGACGCTGGTTACCGGCACGATGTTCCTGATGTGGCTCGGCGAGCAGATTACCGAGCGTGGTCTGGGCAACGGTATCTCGATCATCATCTTCGGCGGGATCGCAGCAGGGTTCCCGAATGCCGTCGGTGGGCTGTTCGAGCTGGTGCGTACGGGTTCGATGAGCATCATTTCGGCGATCATCATCGTCGTTCTGATTGCCGCGGTGACTTACCTGGTCGTGTTCATCGAACGCGGTCAGCGGAAGATCCTCGTGAACTACGCGAAGCGCCAGGTCGGCAACAAGATCTACGGCGGGCAGTCGTCGCACCTGCCGCTGAAGCTGAACATGTCGGGCGTGATTCCGCCGATCTTCGCATCGTCGATCATCCTGTTCCCGGCAACGATTCTCGGCTGGTTCAGTACCGGTCAGCCGACGGGAAGCTGGATTTCCAATACGTTGCATAACGTTGCGGAAGCGCTGAAGCCGGGCCAGCCGGTCTATGTGCTGCTGTACACGCTGGCAATCGTGTTTTTCTGCTTCTTCTACACCGCACTGGTGTTCAACAGCAGGGAAACCGCGGACAACCTGAAGAAGAGCGGCGCGTTTGTTCCGGGCATCCGTCCGGGCGATCAGACCGCACGATATATCGACCGCATCCTCACGCGTCTGACGCTGGCCGGTGCGATCTACATCGTCTTCGTGTGTCTGCTGCCGGAATTCCTGGTGCTGCGCTGGAACGTGCCGTTTTATTTTGGTGGAACGTCGCTGCTGATCATTGTCGTCGTCACGATGGACTTTATGGCGCAGGTGCAGTCGTACGTTATGTCGCAACAGTATGAGTCGCTGCTCAAGAAGGCCAACTTCAAGGGCGGCAACATCCCAATGCGTTAA
- the rplO gene encoding 50S ribosomal protein L15, whose amino-acid sequence MELNNLKPAAGAKHAKRRVGRGIGSGLGKTAGRGHKGQKSRSGGFHKVGFEGGQMPLQRRLPKRGFTSLTKEFVGEVRLGDLEKLPVDEIDLLALKQAGLVGELTKSAKIIATGELKRKIVVKGLGATKGARAAIEAAGGSFAE is encoded by the coding sequence ATGGAATTGAATAACCTGAAGCCGGCAGCTGGCGCCAAGCACGCCAAGCGTCGCGTCGGCCGTGGCATCGGTTCGGGCCTCGGCAAGACGGCTGGCCGTGGTCACAAGGGTCAGAAATCGCGTTCGGGCGGCTTCCACAAAGTCGGTTTCGAAGGCGGTCAGATGCCGCTGCAACGTCGTCTGCCGAAGCGCGGCTTCACGTCGCTGACGAAGGAATTCGTCGGTGAAGTGCGCCTGGGCGACCTCGAGAAGCTGCCGGTCGACGAGATCGATCTGCTCGCACTGAAGCAAGCCGGCCTGGTCGGCGAGCTGACGAAGAGCGCAAAGATCATCGCGACGGGTGAACTGAAGCGCAAGATCGTCGTGAAGGGTCTCGGTGCCACCAAGGGTGCGCGCGCTGCGATCGAAGCGGCTGGCGGTTCGTTCGCCGAGTGA
- the rpmJ gene encoding 50S ribosomal protein L36: MKVMASVKRICRNCKIIKRKGVVRVICSSDPRHKQRQG; the protein is encoded by the coding sequence ATGAAAGTGATGGCATCGGTTAAGCGCATTTGCCGCAATTGCAAGATCATCAAGCGCAAAGGCGTCGTTCGCGTGATCTGCAGCTCGGATCCGCGCCACAAGCAGCGCCAAGGCTGA
- the rpsM gene encoding 30S ribosomal protein S13: MARIAGVNIPNHQHTEIGLTAIFGVGRTRSRSICVAAGVEFSKKVKDLTDADLEKLREEVGKFVVEGDLRREVTMNIKRLMDLGCYRGVRHRKGLPMRGQRTRTNARTRKGPRRAAQALKK; encoded by the coding sequence ATGGCTCGTATCGCAGGGGTTAACATCCCGAATCACCAGCATACCGAGATTGGCCTGACGGCAATCTTCGGTGTCGGCCGCACGCGCTCGCGCAGCATCTGCGTGGCAGCTGGCGTGGAATTCTCGAAGAAGGTCAAGGACCTGACCGACGCAGATCTCGAAAAGCTGCGTGAAGAAGTGGGCAAGTTTGTCGTCGAAGGCGATCTGCGCCGTGAAGTGACGATGAACATCAAGCGCCTGATGGACCTCGGTTGCTACCGTGGCGTCCGTCATCGCAAGGGCCTGCCGATGCGCGGTCAGCGTACGCGTACGAACGCACGTACCCGTAAGGGTCCGCGTCGTGCAGCGCAAGCGCTGAAGAAGTAA
- the infA gene encoding translation initiation factor IF-1 yields the protein MAKDDVIQMQGEVIENLPNATFRVKLENGHVVLGHISGKMRMHYIRILPGDKVTVELTPYDLSRARIVFRAK from the coding sequence ATGGCCAAAGACGATGTAATCCAGATGCAGGGTGAGGTGATCGAAAACCTCCCGAATGCGACCTTCCGTGTGAAGCTGGAAAACGGCCATGTCGTGTTGGGGCATATCTCCGGAAAGATGCGGATGCACTACATCCGCATTCTCCCGGGCGACAAGGTGACGGTTGAGTTGACGCCTTACGATCTGTCTCGTGCGCGGATCGTGTTCCGGGCGAAGTGA
- the rpsQ gene encoding 30S ribosomal protein S17: MNDSVKTSLKRTLVGRVVSNKMDKTVTVLIEHRVKHPIYGKYVVRSKKYHAHDEANTCNEGDLVEIQETRPVSKTKAWTVSRLVEAARVI, encoded by the coding sequence ATGAACGATAGCGTGAAAACCTCGCTGAAGCGGACGCTGGTCGGTCGGGTCGTCAGCAACAAGATGGACAAGACCGTCACCGTGCTGATCGAGCACCGCGTCAAGCACCCGATCTACGGCAAGTATGTCGTGCGCTCGAAGAAGTACCACGCGCACGATGAAGCGAACACCTGCAACGAAGGCGATCTCGTCGAAATCCAGGAAACTCGTCCTGTTTCGAAGACGAAGGCCTGGACGGTGTCGCGCCTCGTCGAAGCAGCTCGCGTCATCTAA
- the rplQ gene encoding 50S ribosomal protein L17 translates to MRHRHGLRKLNRTSSHRLAMLRNMSNSLIEHEVIKTTLPKAKELRKVVEPLITLGKKPSLANRRLAFNRLRDRDSVAKLFDVLGPRFANRPGGYLRVLKFGFRVGDNAPMALVELLDRPEVDETENVQEAE, encoded by the coding sequence ATGCGCCATCGTCATGGTCTGCGGAAACTGAACCGCACGAGCAGCCACCGTCTGGCTATGCTCCGTAACATGTCCAACTCGCTGATCGAGCACGAAGTCATCAAGACGACGCTGCCGAAGGCGAAGGAACTCCGTAAAGTCGTCGAGCCGCTGATCACGCTCGGCAAGAAGCCGTCGCTGGCAAACCGTCGCCTGGCGTTCAACCGCCTGCGCGATCGTGACTCGGTGGCGAAGCTGTTCGACGTGCTCGGTCCGCGTTTCGCGAACCGTCCGGGCGGCTACCTGCGCGTGCTGAAGTTCGGCTTCCGCGTCGGCGACAACGCACCGATGGCACTGGTCGAGCTGCTCGACCGTCCGGAAGTCGACGAAACGGAAAACGTGCAAGAAGCTGAATAA
- the rplX gene encoding 50S ribosomal protein L24, with the protein MNKIRKGDEVIVVTGKDKGKRGVVLAVGAEHVTVEGINLVKKHVKPNPMKGTTGGVEAKTMPLHISNVALVDANGKASRVGIKVEEGKKVRFLKTTGAVLSA; encoded by the coding sequence ATGAACAAGATTCGCAAGGGTGACGAAGTGATCGTCGTTACCGGCAAGGACAAGGGCAAGCGCGGCGTCGTGCTGGCTGTCGGTGCTGAGCATGTGACGGTTGAAGGTATCAACCTCGTCAAGAAGCATGTGAAGCCGAACCCGATGAAGGGTACGACGGGCGGCGTGGAAGCGAAGACGATGCCCCTGCATATTTCGAACGTCGCACTGGTCGACGCGAATGGCAAGGCGTCGCGTGTTGGCATCAAGGTCGAGGAAGGCAAGAAGGTTCGCTTCCTGAAGACGACCGGTGCCGTACTGAGCGCCTGA
- a CDS encoding DNA-directed RNA polymerase subunit alpha, translating into MQTSLLKPKIIAVESLGENHARVVMEPFERGYGHTLGNALRRVLLSSMVGYAPTEVTIAGVVHEYSTLDGVQEDVVNLLLNLKGVVFKLHNRDEVTVTLRKEGEGVVTAGDIELAHDCEVINPNHVIAHLSKGGKLDVQIKIEKGRGYVPGNVRRYGEDTAKIIGRIVLDASFSPVRRVSYAVESARVEQRTDLDKLVMNIETSGVITPEEAIRQSARILVDQLSVFAALEGTETAAEAPSRAPQIDPILLRPVDDLELTVRSANCLKAENIYYIGDLIQRTENELLKTPNLGRKSLNEIKEVLASRGLTLGMKLENWPPAGLDK; encoded by the coding sequence ATGCAAACCAGTTTGCTGAAACCCAAGATCATCGCCGTGGAATCGCTTGGCGAGAACCACGCGAGGGTGGTCATGGAGCCGTTCGAACGCGGTTACGGCCATACCTTGGGCAATGCGCTTCGCCGCGTGCTGCTGTCGTCGATGGTTGGCTACGCGCCGACCGAAGTCACGATCGCGGGCGTGGTGCACGAGTACTCGACGCTTGATGGCGTGCAAGAAGACGTCGTCAACCTGCTGCTGAACCTGAAGGGTGTGGTGTTCAAGCTGCATAACCGTGACGAAGTGACGGTTACGCTGCGCAAGGAAGGCGAAGGCGTCGTCACGGCCGGCGATATCGAGCTGGCTCACGATTGCGAAGTCATCAACCCGAATCACGTGATCGCGCACCTGTCGAAGGGCGGCAAGCTCGACGTTCAGATCAAGATCGAGAAGGGCCGCGGCTATGTGCCCGGCAACGTCCGTCGCTACGGCGAAGACACGGCCAAGATCATCGGCCGCATCGTCCTCGACGCATCGTTCTCGCCGGTTCGCCGCGTGAGCTACGCTGTCGAAAGCGCACGTGTCGAGCAGCGTACCGACCTCGACAAGCTCGTGATGAACATCGAGACGAGCGGCGTGATCACGCCGGAAGAAGCGATCCGTCAATCGGCCCGCATCCTGGTCGACCAGCTGTCCGTGTTCGCGGCACTGGAAGGCACGGAAACGGCTGCCGAGGCACCGTCGCGCGCACCGCAGATCGATCCGATCCTGCTGCGTCCGGTGGACGATCTCGAGCTGACGGTTCGTTCGGCGAACTGCCTGAAGGCCGAGAACATCTACTACATCGGCGATCTGATCCAGCGCACGGAAAACGAGCTGCTGAAGACGCCGAACCTCGGTCGCAAGTCGCTCAACGAGATCAAGGAAGTGCTCGCTTCGCGCGGTCTCACGCTGGGCATGAAGCTCGAGAACTGGCCGCCGGCTGGTCTCGACAAGTAA
- the rplE gene encoding 50S ribosomal protein L5, with translation MARFQEFYKEKVVPGLIEKFGYKSVMEVPRITKITLNMGLGEAIADKKIIENAVGDLTKIAGQKPVVTKARKAIAGFKIRQGYPIGAMVTLRGRAMYEFLDRFVTVALPRVRDFRGVSGRAFDGRGNYNIGVKEQIIFPEIDYDKIDALRGLNISITTTAKTDDEAKALLASFKFPFRN, from the coding sequence ATGGCTCGTTTTCAAGAGTTTTACAAAGAAAAGGTTGTGCCCGGCCTGATCGAGAAGTTCGGTTACAAGTCGGTCATGGAAGTGCCGCGCATCACCAAGATCACGCTGAACATGGGTCTTGGCGAAGCGATCGCTGACAAGAAGATCATCGAGAACGCCGTTGGCGACCTCACGAAGATCGCTGGTCAGAAGCCGGTCGTGACGAAGGCGCGCAAGGCAATCGCAGGCTTCAAGATCCGCCAGGGTTATCCCATCGGCGCGATGGTGACGCTGCGTGGTCGTGCGATGTATGAATTCCTCGACCGTTTCGTGACCGTTGCCCTGCCCCGCGTGCGTGACTTCCGCGGCGTGTCGGGTCGTGCTTTCGATGGCCGTGGCAACTACAACATCGGTGTGAAAGAGCAGATCATTTTCCCCGAAATCGACTACGACAAGATCGACGCACTGCGTGGGCTGAACATCAGCATCACGACGACTGCGAAGACCGACGACGAAGCAAAGGCTCTGCTCGCCAGCTTCAAGTTCCCGTTCAGAAACTGA
- the rpsE gene encoding 30S ribosomal protein S5, which yields MAKMQAKVQADERDDGLREKMISVNRVTKVVKGGRILGFAALTVVGDGDGRIGMGKGKAKEVPVAVQKAMEQARRNMFKVPLKNGTLQHEVHGKHGASAVLLAPAKAGTGVIAGGPMRAVFDVMGVQNVVAKSHGSTNPYNLVRATLDGLRKQSTPADIAAKRGKSVEEILG from the coding sequence ATGGCAAAGATGCAAGCGAAAGTTCAGGCTGACGAGCGCGACGACGGCCTTCGTGAAAAGATGATTTCGGTCAATCGCGTGACCAAGGTCGTGAAGGGTGGCCGTATTCTCGGCTTCGCCGCACTGACCGTGGTTGGCGATGGTGATGGCCGCATCGGTATGGGCAAGGGCAAGGCGAAGGAAGTGCCGGTCGCTGTCCAGAAGGCAATGGAACAAGCTCGCCGCAACATGTTCAAGGTGCCGCTCAAGAACGGCACGCTGCAGCACGAAGTGCACGGCAAGCACGGTGCATCGGCCGTCCTCCTCGCTCCGGCGAAGGCAGGTACGGGCGTGATCGCCGGCGGCCCGATGCGCGCAGTGTTCGACGTGATGGGCGTTCAGAACGTTGTGGCTAAGAGCCACGGTTCGACGAACCCGTACAACCTCGTTCGCGCCACGCTGGACGGCCTGCGCAAGCAGTCCACCCCGGCAGACATCGCGGCGAAGCGCGGCAAGTCCGTCGAAGAAATTTTGGGCTAA
- the rpsN gene encoding 30S ribosomal protein S14: MAKLALIEREKKRARLVAKFAAKREALKAIVEDQSKSEEERYEARLELQQLPRNANPTRQRNRCAITGRPRGTFRKFGLARNKIREIAFRGEIPGLTKASW, encoded by the coding sequence GTGGCTAAACTGGCACTGATCGAACGTGAAAAGAAGCGCGCCCGCCTGGTCGCGAAGTTCGCAGCAAAGCGCGAAGCGCTGAAGGCGATCGTCGAAGACCAAAGCAAGTCGGAAGAAGAGCGCTACGAAGCACGCCTGGAGCTGCAGCAACTGCCCCGCAACGCAAACCCGACCCGCCAGCGTAACCGCTGCGCGATCACGGGCCGTCCGCGTGGCACGTTCCGTAAATTCGGCCTCGCGCGTAACAAGATTCGTGAAATCGCATTCCGTGGCGAGATTCCTGGCCTGACCAAGGCGAGCTGGTAA